ATTCTTGAGATTCTTCTTGTGTTCTGTAATCGTGAAGAAATCCGCCATTGCCTGGCAGGGATGCTCATAGTCTGTCAGCCCGTTAATGACGGGAACAGATGCATGCTCGGCAAACGACGTTACTACATTCTGCCCGAACGTTCGAATCATCACGCCGTCAACCATCCGCTCAAGGTTCTTCGCAACATCAAACACCGACTCGCGCTTGCCAAGGATGTTATCACTGGGCGGATAGTCAATGCTGCTGCCGCCGAGCGTGTGAATCCCGACCGTGAATGTCGTGCGCGTTCGAAGCGACGGCTTTTCAAAAATCAGCGCAAGCATCTTCCCCTCCAACGCCTTTCGATATTTCTTCGGCTTCTTCTTCATATCCGCCGTAAGCTCGAACAGCGATTTGATTTCCTGAATCGAAAGATCATCCACCGAAAGGAAATCCGTTCCTTTCAACTTGGCGTATGCAGGTTTCCTGGAGTTCTTTTTCAAGCGTGATTCCTTTTAGTTGTTGTTGAAGTATTCAACCGCGGATTGACGAATTCTGTACGCAAAATTGGTCTTGCGTTAACAGTCATAAGCAGGCGTCAGAAAGCCCTGCTCTCAAATGTGGCAACTTGTGTGCCCATCAGTGACACTGAAAACCATTGAAAAACAAGCAACTTACAGCATGGGGATGTGTGTCCGTTCTCATCTTTGGGAAAAAAACCGTGTACAACAAGACGATAGTGGCACCAAGCCATCTTCATCTAAATAAGTGGAAGTATCGAAAGAAGCAATGAAATCACCGGTTTCCGTTGATTTCCGCAATGTTTCTCGGTACATTTCATCGGCGAGAAGACCCAGAGTGTAGGCATAATCAGGGATGCTTACACCCCTTTGAATGGACGTTTATTCCAAAGGAGGCATTATGTCTACTCGGTTCATTCCCCTTGCAACCCTGTTCTTCTCTTTCACCCTCACCACATTTTCACAAGGCTGGCAATCCCTCGGACCTGACTCAACGAACTGGCAGAACGTTCGGCGCGTTTCGGGGAAGTGGCTTTCGCCGACTGACTACAGACTTGCTGCCGCATCCGCATTCTACGGCATTACCATCTACTCCCCGTCCACTCAATGGGACTACAAATTCAAATCCTGGTACGATCCGTTTTGGGGGACGGGAACGACGTATTTCTATTTCGACTTCTCTCCTTGGGAACAGGACTTTGCGTTTGGGTTCACAGGCTATGCACAAGCATTTGTTGAAGCCGCGTTTTTCATACAACGTGTTTCCCTTACGCCGAACCCTCTCTTTTCGGAATTGCCTGCAGCAGGATGTTGGGTCACTCCGCTTGGACTGCTCTTTCCTCCTGAGTCGGACTCGCTTGTCTTCGCTTCAGTATGCGGTTTGCATCGCAGCAGCAACCGCGGAATGACGTGGGATACGGTCGCCGGTTACTCGTGGGGTGTTGCATTTGCGAAGCTCCTCGGAATGAACAAGACGCTCGGTCACATTCTCTACAAAAGCGACATGACTCCTGCATACCAAGCGCACGTGTATCTATCAACAAACCGTGGGAGGAATTGGGATTCGATCTTTACGGCATACGTACCGTACACGCAGTATCCCGAGGAGTCGCCGTACTGTGCCATCGCAACCGGGGATACAATTCTCGTTGGAGTTCAGACCACGGTGTTCGACACTTCGCGTAACATTGGCATATTCAGGTCAACCAACGGAGGAAGTTCGTGGTCACACGTATACACAAACAAGCGCGTCGTTGACATTGCAGAATCGAACGTCTCCCCCAACACACTCTTCGCCGCGTCGGAGGCGGGGATTATCAAGTCCACCGACTGGGGCGCAACGTGGTTTGCATACAACAACGGCCTGCCGACAACACAACTGACGAGCCTTCTTCTTAGCCCGTACTCCGACACGATGTTCGTCTCAACGGAAACTCATGGCGTACTGAAGGTATGGAATTTTCTGACTGATGTTGCGGAGAAAAGTCCGTTGCCAGAGCGATTTGAGTTGATGCAGAATTATCCGAACCCGTTCAATCCAACAACGGCAATCAGCTATCAGCTTTCGGCTCTCAGCCATGTCACGCTCAAAGTCTACGACTTGCTTGGCAGAGAAGTGGCGACGTTGGTGGATGAAGTAATGGGGCCGGGCAAGTATGAACGTACTTTCAGCGCTCCCGACTTGGCCAGTGGCACATATTTGCTGCGGCTGTCAACAGGTGGGGTCATCAAGGTCAGAAAGATTCTTCTTTTGAAATAGAGGTACGACATGACTACGTGTGCAAATCTGCGATGTATCGGCGCGCTTGCCATCCTCGGTTGGAGGTTTTCTGCTGCACAGGTTATTCCCGGGGATTCACTTGCGCTCGTCGATTTCTATACTGCCACGAACGGGCCGCAATGGCAGACCAACTACAATTGGCTAAGTTCGGCACCGGTGGGAACCTGGTACGGTGTCCAAGTATCAGGAGGACGTGTCGTATCCCTCGGTTTCCCGTTTGGGAACAATCTACAGGGCGCTATCCCACCCTCTATAGGTACGCTGACGGGTCTGCAATCATTGGGCCTCGGAGGAAATTCGATCACATCTATACCCCCGGAGATCGGGAACCTGGCCGGACTGCAGACTCTCGTGCTCGCATCCAATCAAATCAGTCAGCTTCCGCCAACCATTGGCAACCTTCATTACGTCATCCGTCTCGATGTTTCACAGAATTTGTTGACAGAGCTTCCTCAACAGATAGGATCGCTGGCCAACTTGGAAGAACTCTCTTTCGAAGCGAACCAGATCTCTCTGCTCCCGACATCAATCGGCGACCTCTCCAAATTGAGATCCTTGAATGCGATGAACAACCGCTTAGGCAGCCTGCCTCAGGAGATCGCAAATCTCCGGCGAATGAAGGCCCTCTATCTCGGTGGGAACGAACTCGCACAACTTTCTCCCGGCGTATGTACCCTTGATAGCCTCGAATTATTGTGGCTCTTTAACAACCGGCTCTCATCACTGCCAAGCGAAATAGGCAACCTGATGCGGTTGCGAAACCTCCATTTCCAGGGAAACATCCTTCAATCGCTTCCCTCCAGCATCGGGAACCTCGTATTGTTGCAGAACCTCCATCTCGGCGAAAACCAACTGCGATCGCTTCCGCAAGAAATCGGCGATTTGACAGCACTGAGGAGTCTGCGGGTCTACAACAACCAACTCGACAGTCTGCCGGCAACAATCGGCAATCTCACTGGCC
This sequence is a window from Bacteroidota bacterium. Protein-coding genes within it:
- a CDS encoding T9SS type A sorting domain-containing protein, with protein sequence MSTRFIPLATLFFSFTLTTFSQGWQSLGPDSTNWQNVRRVSGKWLSPTDYRLAAASAFYGITIYSPSTQWDYKFKSWYDPFWGTGTTYFYFDFSPWEQDFAFGFTGYAQAFVEAAFFIQRVSLTPNPLFSELPAAGCWVTPLGLLFPPESDSLVFASVCGLHRSSNRGMTWDTVAGYSWGVAFAKLLGMNKTLGHILYKSDMTPAYQAHVYLSTNRGRNWDSIFTAYVPYTQYPEESPYCAIATGDTILVGVQTTVFDTSRNIGIFRSTNGGSSWSHVYTNKRVVDIAESNVSPNTLFAASEAGIIKSTDWGATWFAYNNGLPTTQLTSLLLSPYSDTMFVSTETHGVLKVWNFLTDVAEKSPLPERFELMQNYPNPFNPTTAISYQLSALSHVTLKVYDLLGREVATLVDEVMGPGKYERTFSAPDLASGTYLLRLSTGGVIKVRKILLLK